One segment of Rickettsiella grylli DNA contains the following:
- the rpoB gene encoding DNA-directed RNA polymerase subunit beta has product MVTRTSPTTEQANSSYSFTEKKRIRKNFGKQATIMEAPYLLATQIESYHRFLQLDTSPDALEDKGLNAAFKSIFPISSYASGEATLEYINYRIGQPSFDVKECQARGLTYGAPLRVKMRLVIYDKEAVPGSTKIKYIKEQEVYMGELPLMTDTGSFVINGTDRVVVSQLHRSPGVFFEHDKGKTHSSGKLLYAARIIPYRGSWLDFEFDPKDNLFVRIDRRRKLAATILLRALGYTSEEILALFFNNNVFYLKGENAVLDLVPERLRGEIASFDIKNAAGKVIVEQGRRIAVRQIREIEKAKIKQLELPIDYLIGKTLAKPVVNTETGEILVDANAELTADIIKKLIEARVEKIETLYTNDLDSGAYISTTLRIDPSHNQQEALVEIYRMMRPGEPPTKEAAEALFKNLFFVSDRYDLSSVGRMKFNRRLGREEITGSGTLTKDDIVGVLRELIEIRNGKGDVDDIDHLGNRRVRSVGEMAENQFRIGLVRVERAVRDRLSVAESENLMPQDLINAKPISAAIKEFFGSSQLSQFMDQVNPLSEITHKRRVSALGPGGLTRERAGFEVRDVHPTHYGRVCPIETPEGPNIGLINSLAVYARTNDYGFLETPYRKVENGKVTQTIQYLSAIEEGKYVIAQANTRLDSHGKLIDDLIPCRHRNESMLTTADKVNYMDISPAQVVSVAASLIPFLEHDDANRALMGSNMQRQAVPTLRTEKPLVGTGMERKVAVDSGVVMVAKRGGIIDSVDAGRIVVRVDDEEALAGTAGVDIYNLTKYTRSNQNTCINQRPLVKKGDKIKKDDVLADGPSTDLGELALGRNLLVAFMPWNGYNFEDSILISERIVSEDCFTTIHIEELTCIARDTKLGSEEVSSDIPNVGESALSKLDKSGIVHLGAWVEAGDILVGKVTPKGETQLTPEEKLLRAIFGEKASDVKDTSLRVPSGMRGTVIDVQVFTRDGLEKDKRALSIEEMALDKIKKDLYDEFRILENDCYQRLEVLLVGATASSGPNKLKSGSKITLTYLQSLTKDQWFSISLRDETVNQQLEAVAKQLADARLALDEKFENKRKKLTQGDDLAPGILKIVKVYLAIKRCIQPGDKMAGRHGNKGVISTIIPVEDMPYMEDGTPVDIVLNPLGVPSRMNVGQVLETHLGWAAKGLGNKIAKMLDAQKSIKEIKHFLSAIYNDNKETAQKVNLDKLSDASILELAENLRQGVPMATPVFDGVTEAEIKRMLRLADFPESGQTVLYDGRTGERFERPVTLGYMYMLKLNHLVDDKMHARSTGSYSLVTQQPLGGKAQFGGQRFGEMEVWALEAYGAAYTLQEMLTVKSDDVSGRTKMYKNIVDGDHQMEAGMPESFNVLVKEIRSLAINAELETKD; this is encoded by the coding sequence ATGGTAACTCGGACATCCCCGACAACAGAGCAAGCAAATTCTTCTTATTCATTTACCGAAAAAAAACGTATTCGGAAAAATTTTGGTAAACAAGCAACCATAATGGAAGCGCCTTATTTATTAGCGACGCAAATTGAGTCTTATCATCGATTTTTACAATTAGATACCTCACCGGATGCGTTAGAAGATAAAGGACTTAATGCAGCCTTTAAATCTATATTTCCTATTTCTTCTTACGCCAGTGGTGAAGCGACGTTGGAATATATTAACTATCGAATTGGTCAACCCTCTTTTGACGTTAAGGAATGTCAAGCACGGGGATTAACCTATGGCGCGCCTTTACGCGTTAAAATGCGTTTAGTTATTTATGATAAAGAGGCTGTTCCGGGCTCAACCAAGATCAAGTATATTAAAGAGCAAGAAGTCTACATGGGCGAGTTGCCTTTAATGACAGATACAGGAAGTTTTGTTATTAATGGTACTGATCGCGTGGTTGTTTCACAATTACATCGCTCACCGGGCGTATTTTTTGAACATGATAAAGGGAAAACCCATTCTTCAGGTAAGTTGCTTTATGCTGCACGAATTATTCCTTACCGGGGCTCCTGGTTAGATTTTGAATTTGATCCGAAAGATAATTTATTTGTTCGTATTGATAGACGTCGTAAATTAGCAGCGACTATTCTTTTGCGTGCTTTAGGTTATACATCAGAAGAAATTTTAGCCTTGTTTTTTAATAACAATGTTTTTTATTTAAAAGGTGAAAATGCTGTTTTAGATTTAGTCCCCGAGCGCTTACGGGGAGAAATTGCGAGTTTTGATATTAAAAATGCAGCGGGCAAAGTGATTGTTGAACAAGGTCGACGGATTGCCGTTCGACAAATTCGCGAAATAGAAAAAGCGAAAATTAAACAATTAGAGCTGCCCATCGATTATTTGATCGGTAAAACATTGGCAAAACCCGTCGTTAATACAGAAACGGGTGAAATTTTAGTGGATGCCAACGCAGAACTGACCGCGGACATTATAAAAAAATTAATAGAAGCGCGAGTAGAAAAAATAGAAACCTTATACACGAATGATTTAGATTCAGGGGCTTATATCTCAACAACGCTACGCATTGATCCAAGTCATAATCAGCAAGAAGCGCTTGTTGAAATTTATCGCATGATGCGGCCGGGTGAGCCACCAACGAAGGAAGCAGCAGAAGCTTTATTTAAAAATTTATTTTTTGTTTCCGATCGTTACGATTTGTCCTCCGTAGGCCGGATGAAGTTTAACCGACGTTTAGGGCGAGAGGAGATTACGGGCTCCGGCACGTTAACGAAAGATGATATTGTCGGTGTATTACGAGAATTAATCGAAATTCGAAATGGTAAGGGTGATGTCGATGATATCGATCATTTAGGAAACCGTCGAGTACGAAGTGTCGGTGAAATGGCTGAAAATCAATTTCGTATTGGTTTAGTGCGCGTTGAACGCGCAGTTAGAGATCGTTTAAGTGTTGCTGAATCTGAAAATTTAATGCCGCAAGATTTGATTAATGCCAAGCCTATCTCAGCGGCTATCAAAGAATTTTTTGGATCAAGCCAATTGTCACAATTTATGGATCAAGTCAATCCGCTTTCAGAAATTACGCATAAACGACGAGTTTCTGCTTTGGGTCCGGGTGGTTTAACGCGTGAGCGAGCAGGTTTTGAGGTTCGCGATGTGCACCCCACCCATTATGGTCGAGTCTGTCCCATTGAAACACCAGAAGGCCCTAATATCGGTTTAATCAATTCGTTAGCCGTTTATGCCAGAACAAATGATTACGGATTCCTTGAAACGCCTTATCGCAAAGTTGAAAATGGTAAAGTCACTCAAACCATTCAATATTTATCCGCAATAGAAGAGGGAAAATATGTCATTGCGCAAGCGAATACACGACTGGATAGCCATGGAAAATTAATTGATGATTTAATCCCTTGTCGTCATCGTAATGAATCCATGCTAACGACAGCGGATAAGGTGAACTATATGGATATTTCGCCGGCACAAGTTGTTTCGGTGGCCGCTTCATTGATCCCTTTTTTAGAGCATGATGATGCCAATCGAGCGTTGATGGGCTCAAATATGCAACGCCAAGCCGTTCCTACCTTGCGTACGGAAAAACCTTTAGTGGGCACCGGTATGGAACGAAAAGTCGCCGTTGACTCGGGCGTCGTTATGGTGGCTAAACGAGGTGGTATTATTGATTCAGTGGATGCGGGTCGTATTGTCGTACGCGTTGATGATGAAGAAGCACTTGCAGGTACCGCAGGTGTTGATATTTATAATTTAACAAAATATACACGTTCTAATCAAAACACCTGTATTAATCAGCGACCGTTAGTAAAAAAAGGCGATAAGATTAAAAAAGACGATGTTCTGGCTGACGGTCCTTCAACGGACTTAGGTGAATTAGCATTAGGACGTAATTTGCTTGTCGCCTTTATGCCCTGGAACGGGTATAACTTTGAAGATTCTATTCTTATTTCAGAGCGTATCGTTTCTGAAGATTGTTTTACCACAATACATATCGAAGAATTAACCTGTATTGCACGGGATACTAAATTAGGTTCCGAAGAGGTTTCTTCCGATATTCCTAATGTTGGGGAAAGTGCACTTTCTAAGTTAGATAAGTCAGGTATTGTACATTTAGGTGCTTGGGTGGAAGCAGGTGACATATTAGTTGGAAAAGTGACGCCAAAAGGTGAAACACAGCTAACACCGGAAGAAAAATTATTGCGTGCGATATTTGGGGAAAAAGCATCTGATGTTAAGGATACTTCGTTACGCGTTCCCTCAGGGATGCGGGGTACGGTCATTGATGTTCAAGTATTTACACGAGATGGATTAGAAAAAGATAAGCGTGCGTTAAGTATTGAAGAAATGGCTTTAGATAAAATTAAAAAGGATTTATATGACGAATTTAGAATTCTAGAAAATGATTGTTATCAACGACTGGAAGTTTTATTAGTGGGCGCTACAGCCAGTAGTGGGCCTAATAAATTAAAGTCGGGTTCTAAAATTACTTTAACGTATTTACAAAGCTTAACGAAAGATCAATGGTTTTCTATTAGTTTACGTGATGAAACGGTTAATCAACAGTTGGAAGCGGTCGCTAAGCAATTAGCTGATGCCCGCCTTGCATTGGATGAAAAGTTTGAAAACAAACGAAAAAAACTAACGCAAGGCGATGATTTAGCACCGGGAATACTTAAAATTGTTAAAGTTTATTTAGCGATTAAACGGTGTATTCAACCGGGCGATAAGATGGCGGGGCGGCATGGTAATAAAGGCGTTATATCGACGATTATTCCGGTCGAAGATATGCCGTACATGGAAGATGGTACGCCCGTTGATATCGTACTTAATCCTTTAGGTGTCCCTTCACGGATGAATGTCGGCCAAGTGCTTGAAACGCATTTAGGATGGGCCGCAAAAGGGTTGGGCAACAAGATTGCAAAAATGCTTGATGCTCAAAAAAGCATTAAAGAAATTAAACATTTCTTAAGTGCTATTTATAACGATAATAAAGAAACGGCACAAAAAGTAAATCTCGATAAATTATCGGATGCATCTATTTTAGAGCTTGCGGAAAATCTACGACAGGGCGTGCCGATGGCAACCCCTGTTTTCGATGGAGTCACTGAAGCCGAAATTAAACGGATGTTACGTTTGGCGGATTTTCCGGAATCAGGTCAAACAGTACTCTATGATGGTCGAACGGGGGAGCGCTTTGAGCGGCCAGTTACACTCGGTTATATGTACATGCTGAAGTTGAACCACTTAGTTGATGATAAAATGCATGCGCGATCGACAGGCTCTTATAGCTTAGTGACGCAACAACCTTTGGGCGGTAAAGCTCAATTTGGTGGTCAACGATTTGGTGAAATGGAGGTTTGGGCGTTAGAAGCTTACGGGGCCGCGTATACTTTACAAGAGATGTTAACCGTCAAATCAGATGATGTGTCCGGTCGGACAAAGATGTATAAAAATATTGTTGATGGCGATCACCAAATGGAAGCAGGTATGCCCGAATCCTTTAACGTATTAGTCAAGGAAATACGCTCCTTGGCCATAAACGCAGAATTAGAAACTAAAGATTAA
- the rplL gene encoding 50S ribosomal protein L7/L12, producing MSAEGKTKDDILNTISNMSVMEIVDLIKRMEEKFEVSAAAATVAAAPAPGAAAAVAEEKTEFNVELKEVGANKISVIKAVREVTGLGLKEAKDLVESAPKAVIKEGLSKADAEALVAKLKEAGATAEMK from the coding sequence ATGAGTGCAGAAGGTAAAACAAAAGATGATATATTAAATACAATTTCTAATATGAGTGTTATGGAAATTGTTGATTTAATTAAGCGCATGGAAGAGAAATTTGAGGTTTCTGCAGCCGCAGCAACGGTTGCAGCGGCGCCTGCGCCTGGTGCAGCTGCCGCTGTGGCCGAAGAAAAAACTGAATTTAATGTGGAACTGAAAGAGGTGGGCGCTAATAAGATTAGTGTGATTAAAGCAGTCCGAGAAGTGACGGGTCTTGGTTTAAAAGAAGCGAAAGACTTAGTTGAATCTGCACCGAAAGCAGTGATCAAAGAAGGATTATCGAAAGCAGATGCTGAAGCCCTGGTCGCTAAGCTTAAAGAAGCAGGCGCTACGGCTGAAATGAAATAA
- the rplJ gene encoding 50S ribosomal protein L10 has protein sequence MTLRLEDKQAIVAEVGEVAKNALSAVTAEYRGLSVREMSQLRVQARGSGVYLRVVRNTLARRALAGTGFACLQDTLVGPLLLAFSQQEPGAAARLIQSFIKQNEKLIVKAVAFDGQLLAVNELEKLANLPTRNEAIATLMAVIKAPITKLVRTLAEPHAKLVRTLDAIREKQQRAAA, from the coding sequence GTGACATTAAGACTTGAAGATAAACAGGCCATTGTTGCGGAAGTTGGAGAGGTTGCAAAAAATGCATTATCGGCAGTAACAGCGGAGTACCGTGGTTTAAGTGTCAGGGAAATGAGCCAATTACGCGTGCAAGCAAGAGGTTCTGGCGTTTATTTACGTGTGGTACGTAATACGCTGGCGCGGCGTGCTTTAGCGGGTACTGGCTTTGCATGCTTACAAGATACGCTCGTAGGTCCTTTACTGTTGGCATTTTCTCAACAAGAGCCTGGTGCAGCTGCGCGGCTCATACAGTCATTTATTAAGCAAAATGAAAAATTAATCGTTAAAGCGGTTGCCTTTGATGGTCAATTACTCGCTGTAAATGAACTCGAAAAACTTGCAAATCTTCCAACCCGTAATGAAGCGATTGCGACATTGATGGCCGTTATAAAAGCGCCAATCACTAAATTAGTGCGTACGCTGGCTGAACCACACGCCAAACTCGTACGAACATTGGATGCTATCCGTGAAAAACAGCAACGTGCTGCTGCGTAA
- the rplA gene encoding 50S ribosomal protein L1 encodes MAKLSKRFRLMREKVLPGKTYTVLEAITLLKEFPVKFNQSVDVSINLGIDSRKSDQVVRGAVVLPHGTGKTPRVAVFAQAVHAEAAKAAGADIVGFDDLAETIKAGNFDFDVLIATPDAMRLVGQLGPLLGPRGLMPNPKIGTVTMDVATAVSHAKSGQVRYRADKGGIIHCTIGKLNFEPEQLLQNLEVLINVVKKAKPTTAKGVYLKKLSLSSTMGPGLSISLASLDSTP; translated from the coding sequence ATGGCTAAATTAAGTAAACGATTTCGCTTGATGAGAGAAAAAGTGCTTCCTGGAAAGACTTATACTGTTCTAGAGGCTATTACTTTATTAAAAGAATTTCCGGTGAAATTCAATCAGAGTGTTGATGTGAGCATTAATCTTGGCATTGATTCGCGTAAGTCGGATCAGGTCGTCCGTGGCGCAGTTGTTTTGCCACATGGAACAGGAAAAACACCACGCGTTGCTGTATTTGCTCAGGCAGTCCATGCTGAAGCAGCAAAAGCTGCGGGTGCTGATATCGTGGGTTTTGACGATTTGGCGGAGACTATTAAAGCCGGTAATTTCGATTTTGACGTGCTGATTGCAACGCCGGACGCAATGCGCTTAGTAGGACAGCTGGGCCCGTTATTAGGACCCAGAGGTTTGATGCCAAATCCAAAAATAGGGACGGTCACTATGGACGTCGCCACAGCAGTATCTCATGCTAAATCGGGTCAAGTTCGTTACCGCGCCGATAAAGGTGGAATAATTCACTGCACCATTGGTAAATTGAATTTTGAGCCCGAACAATTGTTACAAAATTTAGAAGTGCTCATCAATGTGGTTAAAAAAGCGAAGCCGACTACGGCAAAAGGAGTTTATTTAAAGAAGTTAAGTTTATCCAGCACAATGGGTCCCGGTTTATCAATTAGTTTAGCATCACTGGATTCAACGCCATGA
- the rplK gene encoding 50S ribosomal protein L11 produces the protein MAKKVQAYVKLQVKAGEANPAPPIGPALGQQGVNIMEFCKAFNARTQNMEKGMPMPVVITVHTDRSFTFVIKTPPASYLIMKAAGISKGSSIPNKNKVGKITRQQLAEIATVKMPDLTASDLEAAMRSIAGTARNMGIDVEGEA, from the coding sequence ATGGCAAAGAAAGTACAAGCCTATGTAAAATTACAGGTGAAGGCCGGCGAGGCTAATCCTGCCCCCCCTATTGGTCCTGCTTTGGGACAACAAGGGGTGAATATTATGGAGTTCTGTAAGGCGTTTAACGCGCGAACTCAAAATATGGAAAAAGGGATGCCGATGCCTGTTGTCATTACGGTTCACACGGATCGTAGTTTTACATTTGTTATTAAAACACCACCTGCATCTTATTTAATTATGAAGGCTGCGGGCATCAGCAAAGGCAGTAGTATCCCCAATAAAAATAAAGTGGGTAAAATTACGCGTCAACAATTGGCAGAAATTGCAACAGTTAAAATGCCGGACTTAACCGCAAGTGATTTAGAAGCCGCTATGCGATCGATAGCAGGCACCGCGCGTAATATGGGTATTGACGTTGAGGGGGAAGCATAA
- the nusG gene encoding transcription termination/antitermination protein NusG: MTEGSKQWYVVQVRSGYERKVLDALNERIKQNDLTEKFGQIIVPTEEVIEIRQGRKRKTARKFYPGYVLVEMDMGEDSWYLVQKTPGVIKFIGGTSDKPVPLGEREVSKILQRMQEGVDKPRPKVLFEVGEVVRVVDGPFADFNGEVEEVNYEKNRLRVSVIIFGRSTPVELEFGQVKKA, from the coding sequence ATGACAGAAGGATCGAAGCAATGGTATGTTGTTCAGGTTCGTTCGGGTTATGAACGCAAGGTATTAGATGCATTAAATGAGCGAATTAAACAAAACGATTTAACAGAAAAATTTGGCCAAATTATTGTTCCGACTGAAGAAGTCATTGAAATACGGCAAGGTCGTAAGCGTAAAACGGCGCGAAAATTTTACCCGGGTTATGTTTTGGTTGAAATGGATATGGGTGAAGATAGTTGGTATCTCGTTCAAAAAACACCCGGCGTGATTAAATTTATTGGTGGAACGAGTGATAAACCAGTGCCTTTGGGTGAACGAGAGGTCAGTAAAATTTTACAGCGCATGCAGGAGGGCGTCGATAAGCCTCGACCTAAAGTTTTATTTGAGGTGGGTGAAGTGGTGCGTGTTGTGGATGGGCCTTTTGCTGACTTTAATGGTGAAGTTGAAGAGGTTAATTATGAAAAAAATCGACTGCGCGTTTCAGTGATTATTTTTGGTCGCTCGACACCCGTCGAATTAGAGTTTGGTCAAGTTAAAAAAGCTTGA
- the secE gene encoding preprotein translocase subunit SecE yields MKNVKLENKTTVVKREWILWIMMGIVFLLSIYTNHYFSHQVIAIRLIGWIIAILILASLFFYTAIGRQFWVFAQASRAELRKVVWPTREETIRTTLIVIVMVIVAGLFLWAIDTLLLWAVAFLTA; encoded by the coding sequence ATGAAGAATGTAAAGCTTGAAAATAAAACCACTGTAGTGAAAAGAGAGTGGATACTTTGGATAATGATGGGGATTGTTTTCCTACTATCTATTTATACAAATCATTATTTTTCACATCAAGTCATCGCTATTCGCTTGATAGGTTGGATAATAGCGATACTTATTTTGGCCTCCTTATTTTTTTATACGGCAATAGGACGGCAATTTTGGGTATTTGCGCAAGCTTCACGTGCTGAGTTACGTAAAGTCGTTTGGCCAACACGGGAAGAAACCATCCGTACGACGTTGATCGTCATCGTGATGGTTATCGTGGCGGGTTTGTTTTTATGGGCTATAGATACACTCTTGTTATGGGCAGTTGCTTTTTTAACAGCATAA
- a CDS encoding MarC family protein — translation MNIYSAAVTLFFVMDPLGNIPIFLSLLKQVDPCRRTQIIFRESLIAFFILTLFLFCGKPILNSLHISESALGIAGGIILFLIAIKMLFPASQNKREVQTKGEPFIVPMAIPLLAGPSGMTMVILLASQAPHEMGKWFAALAAASLAATLLLLIAIPLQKLLGVKVIAALERLMGMILTTIAVQMFLTGLARYLNSIS, via the coding sequence ATGAACATTTATTCTGCGGCAGTGACACTTTTCTTTGTGATGGACCCTCTCGGAAATATTCCTATTTTCTTGTCATTACTTAAACAAGTTGATCCTTGTCGACGTACTCAAATTATCTTTCGTGAGAGCTTAATTGCTTTTTTTATTTTGACACTTTTTTTGTTCTGCGGGAAGCCCATTTTAAATAGCTTACATATTAGCGAATCCGCATTAGGTATTGCTGGTGGAATTATCCTATTCCTTATCGCCATAAAAATGTTATTTCCTGCGAGCCAAAATAAGCGTGAAGTACAAACGAAAGGTGAGCCGTTTATTGTTCCCATGGCTATTCCTCTTCTCGCAGGACCTTCCGGCATGACCATGGTTATTTTGCTGGCGAGTCAAGCGCCTCACGAAATGGGCAAATGGTTTGCTGCTTTAGCGGCTGCTTCATTGGCAGCAACATTACTGCTTTTAATTGCCATACCTTTACAAAAATTGCTGGGTGTTAAAGTCATTGCTGCATTAGAGCGTTTAATGGGAATGATTTTAACCACGATTGCGGTGCAAATGTTTTTAACCGGTTTAGCGAGATATCTGAATAGTATAAGTTGA
- the rocD gene encoding ornithine--oxo-acid transaminase yields the protein MGKQRVLTDELLLSENHNLTNNFIEREQQYGATNYDPLPVVLSRGLGAELWDVSGKRYIDMMSAYSAVSHGHSHPRLVNVLTQQAQRLAICSRAFYSDKLGAFLKRICALTQMDCALPMNTGVEAVETAIKAARKWAYTVKKVAENQAEIIVCRGNFHGRTTTVVGMSSKPQYQYGFGPFASGFKLIEYGSATALSSAITPNTAAFLVEPIQGERGIIVPPHAYLKAVEKICRENNVLLILDEIQTGLGRTGRFLACEHENVKPDGLILGKALGGGLLPVSLFLSRRDVMQVFAPGDHGSTFGGNPLAATVALEALNVLIDENLIQRSKELGEYLLQNLLKITSPVIKEVRGQGLFIGLELDSRYAKGRDIVLKLLDQGLLSYETHDTVIRLAPPLVISKDQLDEALTLLKQVVSTYTIQISR from the coding sequence ATGGGAAAGCAACGTGTTTTAACAGATGAGTTACTACTGAGTGAAAACCACAATTTAACGAATAACTTTATTGAGCGAGAACAACAGTATGGTGCAACGAATTATGATCCGTTGCCGGTGGTGCTGAGCCGTGGTTTAGGTGCCGAACTTTGGGATGTTTCAGGTAAACGTTATATCGATATGATGAGCGCTTATTCAGCCGTTAGTCATGGGCATAGTCATCCGCGCTTAGTGAACGTTTTAACCCAGCAAGCACAACGCTTGGCTATCTGTTCTCGCGCTTTTTATAGCGATAAGTTAGGTGCTTTTTTAAAGCGTATTTGCGCTTTAACGCAGATGGACTGTGCTTTACCGATGAATACAGGGGTTGAAGCAGTAGAAACGGCCATTAAGGCGGCTCGAAAATGGGCGTATACCGTAAAAAAAGTCGCTGAAAATCAAGCGGAGATTATTGTTTGCCGAGGGAATTTTCATGGTCGTACAACGACGGTGGTAGGAATGTCGTCCAAACCTCAATATCAATATGGCTTTGGTCCTTTTGCATCGGGATTTAAATTGATAGAGTATGGCAGTGCAACCGCGTTGTCTTCGGCGATAACACCCAACACAGCTGCTTTTCTTGTAGAACCTATTCAAGGCGAACGAGGCATTATTGTTCCACCGCATGCTTATTTAAAAGCCGTTGAAAAAATTTGTCGCGAAAATAATGTCTTGCTTATTCTTGATGAGATACAAACCGGCTTAGGGAGGACCGGTCGTTTTTTGGCGTGTGAGCATGAAAATGTTAAACCGGATGGTTTAATTTTAGGGAAAGCCTTAGGGGGTGGTTTATTGCCTGTTTCATTATTTTTAAGTCGTCGTGATGTCATGCAGGTTTTTGCACCAGGCGATCACGGGAGTACTTTTGGCGGCAATCCGTTAGCAGCAACCGTTGCTTTGGAAGCTTTAAACGTACTTATTGATGAAAATTTAATTCAACGTTCAAAAGAGCTGGGCGAGTATTTACTTCAAAATTTATTGAAAATAACCTCTCCTGTGATTAAAGAAGTGCGAGGTCAAGGTTTATTTATTGGTCTAGAGCTTGATTCACGTTATGCAAAAGGTCGCGATATTGTTTTAAAGCTCCTCGATCAAGGTTTATTAAGCTATGAAACACACGATACGGTTATTCGTTTGGCGCCACCTTTAGTGATTAGCAAAGATCAACTCGATGAAGCATTAACCTTATTGAAACAAGTAGTGTCAACTTATACTATTCAGATATCTCGCTAA
- a CDS encoding arginase, giving the protein MSGSLSLIGYASGVAANDEGCANGPIQLKKQGLAQQLSEQNIPSHWQAMLIPGDPTHTKLQRIRQLNIELSTLTFRCVQQNKRFAVLGGDHSCAIGTWSGVAAALAEQSNSKWGMIWIDAHMDSHTFETTPTGNVHGMSLAVLLGHGDKLLTHIAMPRPKLCPKHLVLIGIRSFETGEQKLLERLGVRIYDMHCIEKKGLKTVFTEALAYMKENNLKVGVSLDLDGIDPFDAPGVGVPEVNGISGRDLCQVLIQLRQEPQLMGVEVVEYNPYHDKNNKTEWLIKEILLSIFGA; this is encoded by the coding sequence TTGAGCGGTTCACTTTCCTTAATTGGTTATGCATCAGGCGTTGCTGCGAATGATGAAGGGTGTGCCAACGGCCCCATACAGCTAAAAAAACAGGGTTTAGCGCAACAATTATCTGAGCAGAACATTCCCAGTCATTGGCAAGCGATGCTTATTCCAGGTGATCCTACCCACACGAAGTTGCAACGTATACGACAACTGAATATCGAATTATCCACGTTAACGTTTCGTTGTGTTCAACAGAATAAACGGTTTGCTGTATTAGGGGGGGACCATTCTTGTGCAATAGGAACGTGGAGTGGAGTCGCTGCCGCATTAGCAGAACAATCCAACAGTAAATGGGGAATGATCTGGATCGATGCACACATGGATAGTCATACCTTTGAAACAACGCCAACTGGAAATGTTCATGGGATGTCGCTGGCCGTTTTACTAGGTCATGGCGATAAATTGCTCACTCACATCGCAATGCCTCGCCCTAAGCTCTGTCCGAAACATTTAGTTTTAATAGGTATTCGTAGTTTTGAAACAGGAGAGCAAAAGTTATTAGAGCGTTTAGGGGTACGTATTTATGATATGCACTGTATTGAAAAAAAAGGATTAAAGACTGTTTTCACAGAAGCCTTAGCGTATATGAAAGAAAATAATTTAAAAGTGGGAGTGAGTTTAGATTTAGATGGTATTGATCCTTTTGATGCGCCGGGGGTCGGGGTGCCAGAGGTTAATGGTATTTCAGGAAGAGATTTATGTCAGGTGCTTATTCAATTACGTCAAGAACCGCAACTGATGGGCGTTGAAGTCGTTGAATACAATCCTTATCATGATAAGAACAATAAAACCGAATGGTTAATCAAAGAAATATTACTGAGTATTTTTGGAGCCTAA